From a single Bacillus pumilus genomic region:
- a CDS encoding FeoB-associated Cys-rich membrane protein, which produces MKESISYFAISFVLQWIWFGIVHPDKGVTLLDMFIFSILFAVMFFFIRRIWQYQKKGRSE; this is translated from the coding sequence ATGAAAGAATCCATCAGTTATTTTGCTATCTCTTTCGTTCTGCAATGGATTTGGTTCGGCATCGTGCATCCAGATAAAGGCGTGACACTGCTGGACATGTTCATCTTTTCTATTTTGTTTGCGGTGATGTTCTTTTTTATTCGGAGAATTTGGCAGTATCAGAAGAAGGGGCGAAGTGAGTGA
- a CDS encoding SDR family oxidoreductase, with amino-acid sequence MDLREYLTNGIPRQTQDQQPGSEREMNPAPIFEDESYQGSGKLKGKVALITGGDSGIGRAVSVAYAKEGAHVAIVYLNEHKDAEDTQKRVEQEGVKCLTIAGDVGDEAFCEKAVEKTVEAFGQLDILVNNAAEQHPKERIQDISSEQLHQTFKTNFYSYFYFTKKALDYLKPGSSIINTTSINPYRGNKVLIDYTATKGAINGFTRSMAQSLVEEGIRVNGVAPGPIWTPLIPSTFDEDSVESFGSETPMGRPGQPVEHVGCYVLLASDESSYMTGQTLHVNGGSFMNT; translated from the coding sequence ATGGATTTACGTGAATACTTAACAAATGGCATTCCGCGCCAAACACAGGATCAGCAGCCAGGCAGTGAAAGGGAAATGAATCCTGCGCCGATCTTTGAGGATGAATCATATCAAGGGTCTGGCAAACTCAAAGGGAAAGTCGCACTGATTACAGGTGGAGATAGTGGAATTGGACGTGCTGTATCTGTTGCTTATGCAAAAGAAGGAGCACACGTCGCCATTGTGTACTTAAATGAACATAAGGATGCAGAGGATACGCAAAAACGTGTAGAACAGGAAGGCGTCAAATGCTTAACGATTGCAGGGGATGTCGGTGACGAAGCCTTTTGCGAGAAAGCGGTAGAAAAAACAGTTGAAGCCTTTGGACAGCTGGACATTTTAGTGAATAATGCGGCTGAACAGCATCCGAAAGAACGTATTCAGGATATTTCTAGTGAACAGCTTCATCAAACCTTTAAAACCAACTTCTATTCCTATTTTTATTTTACGAAGAAGGCACTCGATTACTTAAAACCGGGAAGTTCCATTATTAACACAACATCCATTAACCCATATCGAGGCAACAAAGTGCTGATTGATTATACGGCGACAAAAGGGGCCATCAACGGCTTTACGCGTTCTATGGCACAGTCGCTTGTGGAAGAGGGGATTCGGGTGAACGGTGTAGCGCCAGGTCCGATTTGGACGCCGCTCATTCCATCTACATTTGATGAGGATAGTGTAGAAAGCTTCGGGTCTGAAACCCCCATGGGAAGACCAGGACAGCCTGTAGAGCATGTTGGCTGCTATGTGCTGCTTGCTTCTGACGAATCGTCTTATATGACAGGACAAACCCTTCATGTCAATGGCGGTTCCTTTATGAATACATGA
- a CDS encoding DUF3817 domain-containing protein, giving the protein MHTSISRLRQAGFIEGMSLLTLLLIAMPLKYFADIPMAVTIVGSLHGALFVIYMLILAYVTFKVRWHLKWSIAGFFAAFIPFGNFAYDKVLRQYDTKA; this is encoded by the coding sequence ATGCATACAAGTATCAGCCGTCTTCGACAGGCGGGTTTTATTGAGGGTATGTCTCTTTTAACCCTTCTTTTAATCGCCATGCCTCTGAAATATTTTGCGGATATTCCGATGGCCGTCACCATTGTAGGCTCTCTTCATGGCGCATTGTTCGTGATCTATATGCTTATTTTGGCATATGTGACATTTAAAGTTCGCTGGCATTTGAAATGGTCGATCGCCGGTTTTTTTGCGGCCTTTATTCCTTTCGGCAACTTCGCCTATGATAAGGTGCTCCGCCAGTATGATACAAAAGCTTAA
- a CDS encoding DNA topoisomerase III — MSKTVVLAEKPSVGRDLARVLKCHKKGNGFIEGDQYIVTWALGHLVTLADPEGYGKEFQSWRLEDLPIIPEPLKLVVMKKTGKQFQAVKAQLTRKDVKDIVIATDAGREGELVARWILEKAHVKKPLKRLWISSVTDKAIQEGFKRLKDGKEYDNLYRSAVARAEADWIVGINATRALTTKFNAQLSCGRVQTPTIAMIAKREEDIQQFQSKPFYGLTAQVDGLTLTWQDAKTKQNRTFQENVIKERLAACKGKPAVVDALKKTAKKAFAPGLYDLTELQRDAHKRYGFSAKETLSTLQRLYEQHKLVTYPRTDSRFISADIVPTLKDRLKGMNVRPYAQHVNRILQSGVKAHKGFVNDAKVSDHHAIIPTEEELYPGALSDKERKLYDLIAKRFLAVLMNPFEYEETTVFAKIGSETFTAKGKTVQSAGWKAVYDDSYEEEESAEADQHLPLLSEGQSLDVRQLKETRGETKPPARFNEATLLSAMENPAAFMQNKEKDLVKTLGETGGLGTVATRADIIEKLFNSFLIEKKGKDIFITSKGKQLLSLVPEDLKSPALTAEWEQKLSKIAKGQLKATQFMHEMKSYAKQAVSEIKQTNQTFKHDNVTGTHCPDCGKLMLKVNGKHGTMLVCQDRECGHRKNVAKKTNARCPNCHKKLELRGEGDGKIFACVCGHREKLSVFEKRKSQSNQKKASKHDVSKYMKKQKNVEEPINNALAEQLKKLKLDQ; from the coding sequence GTGTCAAAAACAGTTGTATTAGCAGAGAAACCTTCAGTCGGACGTGATCTTGCGCGTGTGCTGAAGTGTCATAAAAAAGGAAATGGTTTTATAGAAGGAGATCAATACATTGTGACGTGGGCGCTTGGCCATTTAGTCACACTGGCTGATCCAGAAGGCTACGGAAAAGAATTTCAATCCTGGCGTTTAGAGGATTTACCGATCATTCCAGAGCCGCTTAAGCTTGTGGTAATGAAAAAGACAGGAAAACAATTTCAAGCAGTGAAAGCGCAGCTTACAAGAAAAGATGTCAAAGACATTGTCATCGCAACAGATGCTGGCCGTGAAGGGGAACTTGTCGCACGATGGATTCTTGAAAAAGCGCATGTGAAAAAGCCATTGAAACGACTATGGATTTCATCTGTCACGGACAAAGCCATCCAAGAAGGCTTCAAACGATTAAAAGATGGCAAAGAATACGATAACCTGTATCGCTCAGCCGTTGCACGAGCAGAGGCAGACTGGATTGTCGGCATCAACGCAACAAGAGCGCTGACAACGAAGTTCAATGCACAGCTTTCCTGCGGACGGGTACAAACACCAACGATTGCGATGATCGCCAAACGAGAAGAAGACATTCAGCAATTTCAGTCGAAGCCGTTCTACGGATTGACTGCACAAGTAGATGGACTGACTTTGACTTGGCAGGATGCCAAAACAAAGCAAAACCGCACATTCCAAGAGAATGTGATCAAAGAGCGCTTGGCCGCCTGCAAAGGAAAACCAGCAGTGGTGGACGCGTTGAAAAAAACAGCGAAAAAAGCTTTTGCACCGGGTCTGTACGATCTGACTGAATTACAGCGTGATGCGCATAAACGCTATGGTTTCTCCGCAAAAGAAACATTATCTACACTTCAGCGATTGTATGAACAGCATAAGCTTGTGACATATCCACGTACAGATTCACGATTTATTTCAGCGGATATCGTTCCGACATTAAAAGACCGATTAAAAGGAATGAACGTTAGACCATACGCGCAGCATGTGAACCGGATTTTACAATCAGGTGTGAAGGCACACAAAGGCTTCGTCAATGATGCCAAAGTGTCCGATCACCATGCGATCATTCCAACCGAGGAAGAGCTGTATCCAGGAGCATTAAGTGACAAAGAACGTAAATTATATGATCTCATTGCCAAACGATTCCTTGCTGTACTTATGAATCCTTTTGAGTATGAGGAAACAACGGTGTTCGCTAAAATAGGCAGTGAAACATTCACAGCAAAAGGAAAAACCGTGCAATCAGCCGGCTGGAAAGCCGTGTACGATGATTCCTATGAAGAAGAGGAATCAGCTGAGGCAGATCAACACTTGCCGCTGCTTTCAGAAGGACAGTCACTAGACGTACGCCAGCTGAAAGAAACAAGAGGAGAAACGAAACCTCCTGCACGTTTCAATGAAGCGACCCTATTATCTGCTATGGAGAACCCAGCGGCATTTATGCAGAACAAGGAAAAGGACTTAGTGAAAACCCTTGGTGAAACAGGAGGGCTAGGGACAGTAGCAACAAGAGCGGATATTATTGAAAAGCTGTTCAACAGCTTCTTAATTGAGAAAAAGGGCAAAGACATTTTCATCACATCAAAAGGGAAGCAACTGCTCTCTTTAGTGCCTGAGGACTTAAAGTCTCCTGCATTAACAGCCGAATGGGAACAAAAGCTTTCTAAAATCGCAAAAGGGCAATTGAAAGCTACTCAATTCATGCATGAAATGAAGTCGTATGCCAAACAAGCTGTATCTGAAATCAAACAGACGAACCAAACCTTTAAGCATGACAATGTCACTGGCACCCATTGTCCTGACTGCGGAAAGCTGATGCTGAAAGTGAATGGAAAACATGGAACGATGCTCGTTTGTCAGGACCGTGAATGCGGCCACCGTAAAAATGTGGCGAAGAAAACAAACGCCCGCTGCCCGAACTGTCATAAAAAGCTTGAGCTGCGCGGTGAAGGCGATGGTAAAATCTTTGCTTGTGTGTGCGGACATAGAGAAAAGCTGTCTGTCTTCGAAAAACGCAAATCGCAATCCAATCAAAAGAAAGCCAGTAAGCACGATGTGTCTAAATATATGAAGAAACAAAAGAATGTGGAAGAACCAATCAATAACGCATTAGCTGAACAATTAAAGAAACTAAAATTAGATCAATAG
- a CDS encoding DUF3592 domain-containing protein, with protein MKRIPVIFLRYIVFFIPAIIISVLVWNHYQDDLSAGKVTEYDVKRMFTFDEGKRVVSAVSKDQQLHFAMYDPHTGKRISEWTTASDSFNEMLPSIQGNNLLLALKTKDEQLLIEKLSPNGEKKGLVKQNLQIPSFLKTNTYQWNGRLVFTGEMEGAAAVIGELKDGQFHVHNLNKLKLPARPVSIDAVMNSFRGQTPIPIFELSLKNDQKAYVSGISNEKDQLGVYVSKDAEPFSLIEDKVEQQLEKTIGTSQNFAVAVESNYPKRARKVNAEGRLGEVVPTPKPIYQTFIYQLNEEEVLLAGSTAKDEAKGKLTGYIYNHRTNKATSVSKLIQSFSYESLQREELSFNKDVKSDWLYYSFGNQLTGAFETKSKELKEFPLQKVISIENASPAHKTSVDTFMQYVMKGGPLILNWAIWLFIPLLLFGLAIFLPPILRLVRKNKIKDSVTLEANIVSVKETGTYINEQPLVKMQLQFQYDGENIEQAVKTVVSYTQIPQPGQRITILYNPKKKKAMLLKEGDFSQTSEPKFIKGAVLRNIDSYGTVGRGTVLSLTFEVDQKRYTIPMIQAAGYEFRTGEKADLVDISGQLKMAAYGHEVRNRPGKDVTLTGTIQRVKPYPVTIHGQKPIMLDVTISSGGQSITKTVSQFIPDHMQVAPGTQITMQTKKEEFDREMSLMQEKQGSAKVIHVEFAEAIGNQPLAIIQVERDGMRYEVKQPIDPITSVLPGDELWVAYDDMTRQAAIVKYASI; from the coding sequence GTGAAAAGAATACCAGTGATTTTCCTCAGATATATTGTCTTCTTTATTCCAGCGATCATTATTAGTGTCTTGGTGTGGAACCATTACCAAGATGATTTGTCCGCAGGGAAAGTAACAGAATATGACGTTAAACGAATGTTTACATTTGATGAAGGAAAACGAGTGGTGAGTGCTGTCTCAAAAGATCAGCAGCTCCATTTTGCAATGTATGATCCTCATACAGGAAAAAGAATCAGTGAATGGACGACAGCAAGCGATTCGTTTAATGAAATGCTGCCATCCATTCAAGGAAACAATCTCTTACTTGCTTTAAAAACTAAAGACGAGCAGCTGTTGATCGAGAAACTGTCTCCAAACGGAGAAAAGAAAGGGCTCGTAAAGCAAAACCTACAGATTCCCTCATTTTTAAAAACGAATACATATCAGTGGAATGGACGGCTCGTGTTTACAGGAGAAATGGAAGGCGCCGCTGCGGTCATCGGTGAGCTAAAGGATGGTCAATTTCATGTGCACAATCTCAACAAACTAAAGCTGCCAGCAAGACCCGTTTCTATCGATGCCGTCATGAATTCCTTTAGAGGGCAGACCCCGATTCCTATATTTGAATTGTCTTTGAAAAATGACCAGAAGGCGTATGTCAGCGGAATATCAAACGAGAAGGATCAGCTTGGGGTCTATGTCTCAAAAGACGCTGAACCGTTTAGCCTCATTGAAGATAAAGTGGAGCAGCAGCTAGAAAAAACGATCGGAACATCACAAAATTTTGCGGTCGCTGTCGAATCTAACTATCCAAAAAGAGCAAGGAAAGTGAATGCAGAGGGCAGGCTAGGAGAAGTCGTCCCAACGCCAAAACCGATTTATCAAACCTTTATCTACCAGCTTAATGAAGAAGAAGTTCTTCTTGCAGGCTCTACAGCAAAGGACGAAGCAAAGGGCAAACTGACTGGTTATATTTATAACCATCGTACGAATAAGGCGACGTCTGTCAGCAAGCTGATCCAGTCGTTCTCATATGAATCTTTACAAAGAGAAGAGCTCTCTTTCAATAAAGATGTGAAGAGTGATTGGCTCTATTATTCATTTGGCAATCAATTAACGGGTGCATTTGAGACGAAAAGCAAAGAATTAAAGGAATTTCCTTTGCAAAAAGTCATCTCAATCGAAAACGCAAGTCCTGCTCACAAAACGTCTGTTGACACCTTTATGCAATATGTCATGAAAGGCGGACCGCTCATCCTCAACTGGGCGATATGGCTGTTTATTCCCCTGCTGTTATTTGGACTAGCCATCTTCCTGCCGCCGATTTTGAGACTGGTGAGAAAGAACAAGATCAAGGACAGCGTCACATTAGAAGCCAATATTGTATCTGTCAAAGAAACGGGTACTTACATCAACGAACAGCCGCTTGTCAAAATGCAGCTTCAATTTCAATATGATGGGGAAAACATCGAGCAGGCGGTAAAAACGGTTGTATCCTATACCCAGATACCGCAGCCGGGTCAGCGTATCACCATTCTCTACAACCCGAAGAAGAAAAAAGCGATGCTCTTAAAAGAGGGGGACTTCTCACAGACAAGTGAGCCAAAGTTCATCAAAGGAGCTGTTTTAAGAAATATAGATTCATATGGAACCGTAGGACGAGGCACTGTCTTATCGCTTACATTTGAAGTAGATCAGAAAAGGTATACCATTCCGATGATTCAAGCCGCTGGTTATGAATTTAGAACAGGAGAAAAAGCCGACCTCGTCGACATCAGCGGTCAGTTGAAAATGGCAGCCTATGGCCATGAAGTGCGGAATCGACCGGGGAAAGATGTGACGTTAACAGGAACCATTCAGCGGGTGAAGCCATATCCAGTTACAATTCATGGACAGAAGCCGATCATGCTGGACGTGACGATTTCAAGCGGAGGACAGTCCATCACAAAAACGGTCAGCCAATTCATCCCTGATCATATGCAGGTTGCGCCAGGAACTCAAATCACGATGCAGACAAAAAAAGAAGAGTTTGATAGAGAAATGAGTCTCATGCAAGAGAAACAAGGAAGTGCAAAAGTGATTCATGTCGAGTTTGCCGAGGCAATTGGCAATCAGCCGCTAGCAATCATTCAGGTTGAGAGAGACGGCATGCGATATGAAGTGAAACAGCCAATCGATCCCATCACTAGCGTACTGCCTGGTGATGAATTATGGGTGGCATATGACGACATGACGCGTCAAGCAGCCATTGTCAAATATGCATCAATATAA
- a CDS encoding glycosyl hydrolase family 8 — protein MYTRIHRMAIVLLIVILLGGCTWKQQKESSDPASPQPVLPGEYFMTHHLMTDQGLIRTSFAEQHIYLSESLGLWMDYLVRKKDPNSFEKQFHVLQDQFLLDHHLLSWQIESDQKSQVNALVDDLRVIAALQKADHLWQKPAYQKTAKDIAQSLKDKNMYKGILSDYYDAAANRTSHTITLSYIDPAAIKELVSLHIFTKQMASHQLAILKHAPRQKGFFPKSYDIKKKAYSFDQEINMIDQLYTAFHADLANVHTSAIMKWLKTTFKEEGKLYGRYKLGTLKPSVTYESPSVYALVILYALKQNESEFAKDVYERMKELQIKDPLKPYYGGYMNEKDTHSFDNLLPLIAERELLNESVIQ, from the coding sequence ATGTATACACGCATCCATCGCATGGCTATTGTTTTACTCATTGTCATTCTACTAGGCGGATGTACCTGGAAACAGCAAAAAGAATCATCAGATCCAGCATCGCCGCAACCTGTATTGCCAGGAGAATATTTTATGACTCACCACCTAATGACAGATCAAGGCTTGATTCGAACCTCTTTTGCAGAGCAGCACATCTACTTGTCTGAATCACTTGGACTTTGGATGGATTATCTTGTTCGAAAAAAAGATCCAAATTCTTTTGAAAAGCAATTTCATGTCCTGCAAGATCAATTTTTACTAGACCATCACCTTCTCAGCTGGCAAATCGAATCTGATCAAAAAAGTCAGGTCAATGCCTTAGTCGATGATTTACGTGTAATAGCAGCGCTTCAAAAAGCAGATCATTTATGGCAGAAGCCGGCGTATCAAAAAACAGCAAAAGATATCGCTCAATCGTTAAAAGACAAGAATATGTATAAAGGGATCTTGTCTGATTATTATGATGCAGCGGCAAATCGAACTTCACACACTATCACACTCTCATATATAGACCCAGCAGCAATCAAAGAATTGGTTTCCCTCCACATATTCACGAAACAAATGGCGAGTCATCAATTGGCCATTTTAAAACATGCACCGAGACAAAAAGGATTCTTTCCTAAATCCTATGACATAAAGAAAAAAGCCTATTCATTTGATCAAGAAATCAATATGATTGATCAACTCTACACAGCCTTTCATGCCGATCTTGCAAACGTTCATACGTCCGCCATCATGAAATGGCTTAAAACCACTTTTAAAGAAGAAGGAAAGCTGTACGGGAGATATAAGCTGGGCACATTGAAGCCATCTGTCACATATGAATCACCCTCTGTCTATGCACTCGTCATCTTATATGCTCTCAAACAAAATGAGTCGGAATTCGCAAAAGATGTTTATGAACGCATGAAGGAATTACAAATCAAAGATCCTCTCAAGCCTTATTACGGAGGATACATGAACGAAAAAGACACACACTCATTTGATAACTTATTGCCGCTGATTGCAGAAAGGGAGCTTCTTAATGAATCGGTTATTCAGTAA
- a CDS encoding DUF2334 domain-containing protein: MNFNSLMKCCLMIALFSILSFQHIAPADARVTQPNTLIVYSTESGEVTPAVHMLDLLAGHFSKQTTIVSDEHLAEKRINEFQQVIYLGEIKRTLSKQTVRALNESQHVIAIGYNAEQLRSFSKLTFHKQDHISQMKHTHDPTYRQLERSIRAFTVQGTDLKSEFLLKKHQADLPFVIQTKEGAAYIGILDIVQHNKLLAEVLEKYIPSAMQTTTKYVTLGNISPATDEKNLLELGQFISARHIPFMIAVTPVWVDRATGDEVTLSDRPQLVNVLKQLQGNGASILLHGFSRTYRTEESGQGFEFWDTKYDQPISSIDPKKAEKKQFESQFPNKKDFNTYIKSNQAQEIDYTEEKLTKGIELLAQQGLYPLAFEVPHDAISQQGYAVISRHMSSLFGQVQLSDRTWKIVGAPPLMTAPAMLHGMTLYPQQPIERASSQEGPNVVIEQTIQSIQHLQSAEIGLSYDVEWGISGLQDLLDQMDAIPSSEWLNVKKTKQTVQTAHVRIKTSGNGQIQVEQSNIAETKTVKRSGMENMLRILTVVVMLFIAAFALYTLYLRLTMKKRIFKERKLGG; encoded by the coding sequence ATGAACTTTAATTCTTTAATGAAATGCTGTTTGATGATCGCGCTTTTTTCGATTCTTTCGTTTCAACACATTGCTCCAGCCGATGCTCGTGTCACGCAGCCGAATACCTTGATCGTATATTCCACAGAATCAGGAGAAGTGACGCCAGCTGTTCATATGCTGGATCTACTCGCCGGTCATTTTTCAAAACAGACGACGATTGTATCCGATGAACATTTGGCTGAGAAGAGAATCAACGAATTTCAACAAGTCATTTATCTCGGTGAAATAAAGAGAACCTTGTCAAAGCAAACCGTTCGTGCGCTGAACGAATCACAGCATGTTATCGCCATTGGATACAATGCAGAACAGCTTCGCTCATTCTCTAAGCTTACTTTTCACAAACAAGATCATATTAGTCAAATGAAGCACACACATGATCCGACATACCGTCAGCTAGAGAGAAGTATTCGTGCGTTCACAGTTCAAGGGACGGACTTGAAAAGTGAATTTCTATTAAAGAAACATCAAGCTGATCTGCCATTTGTGATTCAAACAAAAGAAGGTGCGGCATATATCGGAATCTTAGATATCGTGCAGCACAACAAACTCCTTGCAGAAGTGCTAGAAAAATACATACCTTCTGCTATGCAAACGACGACAAAGTACGTCACGCTAGGAAACATCAGCCCAGCAACTGACGAGAAGAACCTGCTTGAACTTGGACAATTTATATCTGCACGGCATATTCCTTTTATGATCGCAGTGACACCTGTTTGGGTGGATCGAGCAACAGGGGATGAGGTCACACTCAGTGACCGCCCTCAGCTTGTCAATGTCCTAAAACAACTGCAAGGCAATGGAGCAAGTATTCTTCTTCATGGCTTTAGTCGTACGTATCGAACGGAGGAATCGGGTCAGGGCTTCGAGTTCTGGGATACAAAGTATGATCAGCCCATATCGTCAATTGACCCAAAAAAAGCCGAGAAGAAACAATTTGAAAGCCAATTTCCTAATAAAAAAGATTTTAATACGTATATCAAATCGAATCAGGCGCAAGAAATCGACTATACAGAAGAAAAACTGACAAAGGGCATCGAGCTTCTTGCGCAGCAAGGTCTATATCCTCTTGCCTTCGAGGTGCCGCATGATGCGATATCTCAACAAGGTTATGCAGTGATTTCAAGGCATATGTCTAGTCTATTTGGACAGGTACAGCTGTCAGACCGCACTTGGAAAATAGTCGGTGCCCCGCCGCTCATGACGGCTCCTGCTATGTTACATGGTATGACCTTGTACCCTCAGCAACCAATAGAGAGAGCGTCTAGCCAAGAAGGTCCAAATGTTGTAATTGAACAGACGATCCAATCCATACAGCATCTTCAATCAGCCGAAATCGGGCTATCCTATGATGTGGAATGGGGGATATCAGGGCTGCAGGATTTGTTAGATCAGATGGACGCAATCCCTTCTAGTGAATGGCTGAATGTAAAGAAAACAAAACAGACGGTCCAAACTGCCCATGTACGGATCAAAACATCAGGGAATGGACAGATTCAAGTAGAGCAATCCAACATAGCAGAAACAAAAACAGTCAAACGAAGCGGCATGGAAAATATGCTGCGTATTCTCACAGTCGTGGTGATGCTATTTATTGCGGCATTTGCTTTATATACATTGTATTTAAGACTAACAATGAAAAAACGAATTTTTAAGGAGAGAAAATTAGGTGGCTGA
- a CDS encoding pyridoxamine 5'-phosphate oxidase family protein, which produces MSQEELKQKVLNLLDEQKVGTLATVEQDKPHTRYMTFFHEGLTLYTPTSKETHKADEIEKNPNVHILIGYSGEGFGDTYAEIAGTATLSDDPELIDRLWSDEMEKWFKGKDDPNLVILKIDPTSIRYMNEGSRTPAELSL; this is translated from the coding sequence ATGTCACAAGAAGAATTAAAGCAAAAGGTTCTCAACCTATTAGACGAACAAAAGGTCGGAACACTTGCGACCGTTGAACAGGATAAGCCGCATACCCGCTATATGACTTTTTTCCATGAAGGGCTGACATTATATACGCCAACAAGCAAAGAGACACATAAAGCTGACGAAATTGAAAAAAACCCGAATGTCCATATTCTCATCGGATATTCAGGTGAGGGTTTCGGTGACACGTATGCAGAAATCGCAGGTACCGCCACATTATCCGATGATCCAGAACTGATCGACCGCCTATGGTCTGACGAGATGGAGAAGTGGTTTAAAGGAAAAGATGATCCAAACCTAGTGATTCTGAAGATTGACCCAACCTCCATTCGTTACATGAATGAAGGAAGCCGTACTCCAGCAGAATTATCACTTTAG
- a CDS encoding GGDEF domain-containing protein has protein sequence MNRLFSNTYRLYYSLLLTFAGLILFMGYLNVHDAESYMIIALTFVVLGCGILFGILPALIFTLLMLFFIGSAMFFTELGHENPLFSNQTLQDVVIWGAALLFFAISAGNLHERIKTMRHTIEQQKQAIKQFVAIDSTTGFDNAERMRLELSEEMKRAERYKQPFVFILLHMHYAAEFKSLYGEKEMQHLFQQLSLKIRESVRETDKKFRLSEERMGLLLTHTPEENVSVVLDKLKDKLQTHVLLNGREVTLTFHVCHLTSSSDYRTPEQFLEELENEMMMNEL, from the coding sequence ATGAATCGGTTATTCAGTAACACGTATCGCTTGTACTACTCTCTGCTCCTCACGTTTGCAGGTCTTATTTTGTTTATGGGCTACCTCAACGTTCATGATGCGGAGAGCTATATGATCATCGCACTGACATTTGTTGTGTTAGGCTGCGGGATTTTATTTGGTATCCTACCAGCATTAATTTTCACCTTACTTATGTTGTTCTTTATAGGAAGCGCTATGTTCTTTACAGAGCTTGGTCATGAAAATCCTCTCTTTTCAAATCAAACATTGCAAGATGTAGTGATTTGGGGCGCAGCACTCCTTTTTTTCGCTATTTCAGCGGGAAACTTACATGAACGGATCAAAACGATGCGTCACACCATTGAGCAACAAAAACAAGCCATCAAACAATTCGTGGCGATTGACTCGACTACAGGATTTGACAATGCCGAGCGAATGAGGCTCGAGTTGTCAGAGGAAATGAAACGAGCAGAACGGTATAAACAGCCATTTGTCTTTATCCTTCTTCATATGCATTACGCAGCTGAATTCAAATCGTTATATGGAGAAAAAGAAATGCAGCATCTATTTCAGCAACTAAGTCTCAAGATTCGTGAAAGCGTAAGAGAAACGGATAAGAAATTCCGATTATCGGAAGAGCGAATGGGCTTGCTGCTTACTCACACGCCAGAAGAAAACGTGTCAGTCGTTCTTGATAAGCTGAAGGATAAACTACAGACACATGTCCTATTGAACGGTCGTGAAGTGACCTTGACATTTCATGTCTGTCATTTAACAAGCAGCTCGGATTATCGTACGCCAGAGCAATTTTTAGAAGAACTAGAAAACGAGATGATGATGAATGAACTTTAA